The Marivirga tractuosa DSM 4126 genome contains the following window.
AAATGGAGAACTCCTGCCTGATGAACAACGACTGACCTGGATCGGGAAAATAGTTAGAAAAACCAGTATGGATGAGATTCCTCAGCTATTGAATATCATAAAGGGGGATATGTCCTTCATTGGGCCAAGACCACTTTTGGTAGAATATTTACCGCTCTATAGTGAAGAGCAAAGGAAAAGGCATTTTGTAACTCCTGGTATTACGGGTTGGGCTCAAATAAATGGGAGAAATACCATAAGCTGGCAAAAGAAATTTGAATATGATGTTTGGTACGTGCAAAACCAATCTTTTTTGCTGGATATAAAAATTATCTTTATGACTGTCTTGAAGGTTTTCAAAGCAGAAGGGATTAGTGCCGAGGGTGTTGCTACCATGGAAAAGTTCAAAGGTGATTAATGTAAGAAAATTGCCATGTTTACGGTAATATTAATAATTCACAAGATTTTCATCTCCAATATTAAGTCTACTTTACCATCAAGTTATTTTCATTTTACTATCAAGTTTGAAGGATAGATTCAATTCAAAATAATGCTTTCTTAGAGAAGTAATATATCAAGTATCTAGGAAATGCAACAAAGCAGAACAGCTGTAATAGCTGATGATGACAAAGAAACCTTAAGGGATTTAGTAAGAATATTGGAGTCTGAAAATTTCAATGTGGCTTTGGCATTGGATACTCAGCATGCTATTCAATTAATTAACAGGCATCAACCATTGCTTATTATTTCTGAAATAGCTAATCAAAATTATGATGGTATTGGTCTCTTTAATTATCTCAAAAATGATGCGACCATTAAGGAAGTTGAACCTAGAATTATAGCTTTAACATCCAATAGCGAAGAACAATATGAAATTTTGAGCTATGAGTCAGGAATTGATTTTTTCTTGAGAAAACCATTACGGAAAAATGCCTTTAGAAAGAGATTGACAAAGTTTTTTGGTGAGGAAGAAAATGTTTTTCACTTAAAACCAATAGATGAATACGAAATCAGGGATTTATATTTTGATATTAAAAAGCACCTTCTCTTCAAACTACCTTCAAAGGATTTGATGCAAATCCAGTCAAAATCATTTGAGATATTATTGTTTCTTGCCCGATTTCCAAATAAAGTGTTTTCACGCGAACAAATTATGCAAGCCATTTGGGGGAATTCTTCCAAGGTAACTTTGCGTTCAGTTGACATCCATATCTTAAAGATTCGACAGTTGCTAGGGGAGGATTACATTAAGACAATCAAAGGTGTTGGATATTTGTTCAAGGATCAAAAATGAGTTTTGCGGATTCATTTTGTAACCAATCAGATTTGAATCAGTTGTTTTAATGTAAACAAATTAAAATTATGCAAAACATAGAAAATAAAACAGCACTAATAACAGGAGGTAGTAAAGGAATAGGATACGGAATAGCGGAAGCTTTATTAGCAAAAGGTGTTAATGTAGCCATCACTAGCAGAAGTCAAGATTCAGCAGATAAAGCTGCCGAATCCTTAGCCAAGAATGCTAAAGGTGAAGTACTTGGGCTTCAAGCGGATGTTCGTTCTTTTGAAAATCAGCAGACTTGTGTGAATGCAGTATTAGATAAATGGGGAAAGTTAGATATTGTTATTGCTAATGCAGGTTTAGGTCACTTTGCACCAATAGATGAAATGGAGATAGATAAGTGGAACGAAGTGATTGATACGAATCTAACAGGTGTATTTTATACTATTAAATCAAGTGTTGAAGCCTTGAAGAAAAATGGTGGCTATTTCTTCACTATTTCAAGTTTGGCAGGCACTAATTTCTTTCCATCAGGTTCAGCTTATAATGCAAGTAAATTCGGCTTGACTGGTTTCACTCAATCAGTTATGCTGGATTTAAGACAACATGGAATAAATGTTTCCACCATTATGCCTGGTTCAGTGGCAACTTATTTCAACGATCATGAACCAAATGAAAATGATTATTGGAAGATCCAAAAAGAAGATTTGGGTAAAATGGTAGTTGATTTATTGGAAATGAATCCAAGGACATTACCAAGCAAAATTGAGGTAAGGCCTAGTAGACCACCACAGAAAAAATAGTGTAAAGATTTTATATAAACGTAAAAAAGGTCAGCAGTTGCTGACCTTTTCTATTGTTACCCTTTATTAAACTCCAAATTAGTAAAGGTATTCTAAAGCTATTCTATCATAAGCGCCAAATTCGCCATCTTCATTAGCACTAAAACAAGCTAACATTAATGAATTTGGATCAATGTCAGTAGGAGTACCTGGAATATGCACAGCACCAACTCCAGCAGTACCTTCACTTCCGCCAGATCCACAAGAATACGAACGATTAAACCAGTCAGTATGACGTAGTCCAACAGAGTGACCCATTTCATGACCAATCACGTGTTCAACAACGTTTGTGTCGTACTGGCTAGTACCTGAATTAATTCTGATAAATTTGTTTGGAGCACCTCCACTTGGGAAGCCGGCACTACCACCGCCTCCACCGCTTACTCTATAGACAACCATATCATAAGGGTTATAGTTGGTACCAAAAGTTAGCGTGAATGTTAAGCCAGTGTTCAGAGCATTGTAATTATCCACAGCCCATTGCAAACCCGTTCTCATTTTTGAGTCCAAACCATTTGCATTATTTCCAGTATATCCAATCACATTGATAGTGCTATTTTGGCTTACAAGATTATTGGTTCGGTACTGTTCAGCAAATTTCCCTGTATGGAAAATTTCACTTTTTGACATTTCCTCCAATTGCTTCTCAGTAATTGTAATGTCTCCTTCTACAACATAGTGGAATCCTCTGTCACCAGTTAATGGATTCTGAAATTCCTCTCGATAGGTATCACTAGGATCGAACCCAAGATTTTTCAATTGATCTTTCACCTGGTCAGTGACTACATTGTTGTCGATTTTACTTGCCATTTCTTCATCTTGGCAAGAACTTAGTAATACTGTTGCGGCCATGAATGTAATTACATACATGACACCTTTTCTTAAATTTGTCATAACTTTGTTAGATTTTAGTTAGGTTTGCAACATATTATATTTATTCTAGAAAGAAAAAATATTACATTAGATAATTTGGTAAATATCAAAATTCTTAAAATAATTATTGGTAATATTAAATTTATGTTAATTAAAAACAACCAAAACCTAATAAGTTCCGCTCTTAAAAACGTAGTGAATACAAATGTGAATAGATGTATTTTCGCCTTTTATTTATATTTGCTTCTCTGCAATGTTAGCAAAACGACTGCTCAAAGTAGGTTCGTAGACAGTCTAAGCGCAATTATTGTCCAAAAAGTAGAATCTGTAAATAGTTTAAAACAGGGTGATTTTTATTTAATCCAATTTGAGAGATCATTAAGCAATTCTAATAAGGCTTTACATGACCATGCAATAGTAAAAAGGCTGAAAAATGATGCTGATATAATACATTTTGACTCTTTAAGTGATTTTGCTACTAAAATTCAATCTCAAATAAGGTCTATTTACCAGATCAATAATGATTGGAAGAAATCTTTAAATATAACAAATACTAAAAATGATTATCTGAGTGGTGATTACTGGCTAAGAATTACAAATGAGAATGATTGGCAGATTTTTGAAAAAAGTCAGTCTGGAATTAGTGCTATTTTACAATTTGACAACTTTGTTAAAGTCCGTCTTCGGAATGTTCAGCTTAAGCTTTTATTAAATAAAAGTTTTATTACTTACATCGAAAAAGCTGCTAAAGCGCGTGATAGTGAAGCTCGTGTACTAGACCTGAATTTAAATCCAAATAGAATAAATACAATTCAAGCCTATTACCCCGAACTAAATGGGAGTAGTGAGACAGTTAGCATCAAAGAGCCCTTCTACAATATTGATGATATTGATATATCAGGTAGATACATCACTTCTGATAGAGAAAGTGATTTTTCAGATTCACATGCCCTAGAAATGACTACAATTATTGCAGGAAATGGCAGTTCTTTTCTCACTGGACTAGGTGTTGCACCCTCAGTTTTTCATTCTTCGAGTTCTAATGAAACTATTGTACCTGACCCTATTTCGTATTTTGCAAGAAATAATATACAAACACAAAACCATTCATATGGTACCTTAATTGAGTCTTTCTATGGTGTTGCTGCTTCACTTTATGATCAACAAATATATAGTAATCCTGAAATCATTCATGTTTTTTCAGTGGGTAATTCAGGTCTACATATTTCTGATCATGGTCAATATATGAAGGTCTAAATGGCTTCTCAAACATTACAGGAAACTTTAAGCAAGCTAAGAATATACTGACCATTGGTGCAGTAGACACTAGCTTCAACACTATCGAACTCAATAGTAATGGCCCTGCTTTTGACGGTCGAATCAAGCCAGAATTAGTAGCGTATAGTATGACTGGTACTTCCAATTCCGCTGCCTTGGTCAGTGGTGTTTCCATTCTATTGAAGCAGGCCTATAGAAATGCCTATGAAGAGAATTTAAAGTCTTCATTGTTGAAGGCTTTGTTGATCAATAGTGCTGATGAAATTGGCAGTGTAGGGCCAGAACATAAAACCGGCTACGGAAGTCTTAATGCTCAGGGTGCTTTAGAACAGCTTGAAAAAGAGCTATTTATTCAAGGTGAGTTGATTGGAGATAATGACACGGGAATCAAAATTAAGGTGCCTGAAAATGCTGTAAACTTCAAGGCGACATTAGTTTGGACCGATCCTCCTGCACAAGCAAACGATGAATATGCCTTAGTAAATGATTTAAATCTTCAGATTAAAGATGGATCTGGAGAAGTAAAATTACCGTGGGTTCTGTCTGCTGCCCCAAATCCTAGCGACTTAAATAGTGCTGCTATCAAGGGAATTGATCATATCAATAATATTGAGCAAATCCATATCGAAAGAGTAGGAACAGATTCGATTGAATTCATAGTGAGCAGTGAAAATACGTTAACGAGTCCCCAGACTTTTGCAATTGCCTACAGCTGGGAGATCGAAGATCAGTTTGCATGGACCAGCCCGACTTTCAACGATAATATTCCATACAATGGGGAAACTGTTTCTCACATTAGATGGAAGAGTAGTTTTTCGTCTCAAATAACTGCTAAGCTATATTATAAACTAGTTTCAGAAGATCAGTGGGGATTGATTGAGGATAATATTTTAGTAGCTGATGAGCATTTCAGATGGGACCCAAAAATAGTAAATGATTTTGCGCAGCTAAAAATGATAATCGGAGATAAAAGCTACCTAAGTGACACTTTTTCGATTTCAAGCCCGCTTCGATTAAATGTAGGTTTTAATTGCAGTGATTCCTTATCATTTAACTGGCAGTCGGTAGAGAATGTGGATTATTATTCATTATTTAATTTTGCAGGAGATGAAATAAAAAATTTGATTAATACTAAAGATACCGCGATCACTGTTAGTAAATCCGACTTAGAAACCTCTTATTTGAAAGTACAAGCTTTTAAAAGAGGTAAACCACTG
Protein-coding sequences here:
- a CDS encoding sugar transferase, producing the protein MYAKIFKPFFDRITALIALIIASPIFVLVSFLLAIFQSGKVFFTQKRPGLNEEIFLLIKFKTMRDDQDENGELLPDEQRLTWIGKIVRKTSMDEIPQLLNIIKGDMSFIGPRPLLVEYLPLYSEEQRKRHFVTPGITGWAQINGRNTISWQKKFEYDVWYVQNQSFLLDIKIIFMTVLKVFKAEGISAEGVATMEKFKGD
- a CDS encoding response regulator transcription factor; amino-acid sequence: MQQSRTAVIADDDKETLRDLVRILESENFNVALALDTQHAIQLINRHQPLLIISEIANQNYDGIGLFNYLKNDATIKEVEPRIIALTSNSEEQYEILSYESGIDFFLRKPLRKNAFRKRLTKFFGEEENVFHLKPIDEYEIRDLYFDIKKHLLFKLPSKDLMQIQSKSFEILLFLARFPNKVFSREQIMQAIWGNSSKVTLRSVDIHILKIRQLLGEDYIKTIKGVGYLFKDQK
- a CDS encoding SDR family oxidoreductase, coding for MQNIENKTALITGGSKGIGYGIAEALLAKGVNVAITSRSQDSADKAAESLAKNAKGEVLGLQADVRSFENQQTCVNAVLDKWGKLDIVIANAGLGHFAPIDEMEIDKWNEVIDTNLTGVFYTIKSSVEALKKNGGYFFTISSLAGTNFFPSGSAYNASKFGLTGFTQSVMLDLRQHGINVSTIMPGSVATYFNDHEPNENDYWKIQKEDLGKMVVDLLEMNPRTLPSKIEVRPSRPPQKK
- a CDS encoding M57 family metalloprotease; this translates as MTNLRKGVMYVITFMAATVLLSSCQDEEMASKIDNNVVTDQVKDQLKNLGFDPSDTYREEFQNPLTGDRGFHYVVEGDITITEKQLEEMSKSEIFHTGKFAEQYRTNNLVSQNSTINVIGYTGNNANGLDSKMRTGLQWAVDNYNALNTGLTFTLTFGTNYNPYDMVVYRVSGGGGGSAGFPSGGAPNKFIRINSGTSQYDTNVVEHVIGHEMGHSVGLRHTDWFNRSYSCGSGGSEGTAGVGAVHIPGTPTDIDPNSLMLACFSANEDGEFGAYDRIALEYLY
- a CDS encoding S8 family serine peptidase encodes the protein MQHIIFILERKNITLDNLVNIKILKIIIGNIKFMLIKNNQNLISSALKNVVNTNVNRCIFAFYLYLLLCNVSKTTAQSRFVDSLSAIIVQKVESVNSLKQGDFYLIQFERSLSNSNKALHDHAIVKRLKNDADIIHFDSLSDFATKIQSQIRSIYQINNDWKKSLNITNTKNDYLSGDYWLRITNENDWQIFEKSQSGISAILQFDNFVKVRLRNVQLKLLLNKSFITYIEKAAKARDSEARVLDLNLNPNRINTIQAYYPELNGSSETVSIKEPFYNIDDIDISGRYITSDRESDFSDSHALEMTTIIAGNGSSFLTGLGVAPSVFHSSSSNETIVPDPISYFARNNIQTQNHSYGTLIESFYGVAASLYDQQIYSNPEIIHVFSVGNSGLHISDHGQYMKV
- a CDS encoding S8 family peptidase, with translation MTGNFKQAKNILTIGAVDTSFNTIELNSNGPAFDGRIKPELVAYSMTGTSNSAALVSGVSILLKQAYRNAYEENLKSSLLKALLINSADEIGSVGPEHKTGYGSLNAQGALEQLEKELFIQGELIGDNDTGIKIKVPENAVNFKATLVWTDPPAQANDEYALVNDLNLQIKDGSGEVKLPWVLSAAPNPSDLNSAAIKGIDHINNIEQIHIERVGTDSIEFIVSSENTLTSPQTFAIAYSWEIEDQFAWTSPTFNDNIPYNGETVSHIRWKSSFSSQITAKLYYKLVSEDQWGLIEDNILVADEHFRWDPKIVNDFAQLKMIIGDKSYLSDTFSISSPLRLNVGFNCSDSLSFNWQSVENVDYYSLFNFAGDEIKNLINTKDTAITVSKSDLETSYLKVQAFKRGKPLITGEIIDYRLQSSNCFLESYFVESIQGEGIYHNLNLSSLSGVEKVRIEKRSSSDEEWENLKEFSASSFNIEFLETDPDNGLNTSRAIVLFTNGEEVVSEIQSTYYVKSSDFILYPNPIEKEVDLKVFAKNALPEAFISFYNLQGQLILTTAIPNDRNFIDLEILSAGMYFYKIVENTTIVSSGKILVQF